TGAAGAAACCGACGTCAAAGGTGTTTCACAATCAGTTAAGCATAAGATTGATGAAACTGACACCAAAGGCATTTCTGACACAGCTAAAGACCGGATTGCGCAGGACAAATCGCAGGAACAATCTAATCCACCCCAGGTAAAACGCTCATCGGTTGAGCCTGTTCTGCCTCGCTATGAAGTTATAGAACCCAAAAATCCGCCACAGAGCTAAGGACAAATTTGTTGCTAAGCAAATTGAGTGAATTGGATTGAATAAGAGGAGTCAGAAATTATTGGCTCCTCTTTGTCTTTAAAAGTTAGAAAAAGGGCAGCATTGTAGAGAATTGGCAGTTTAAGGTGCAAGGTATTTAGTCACTCAGTACTTTATGTGCTTTGAGAATCAGCCCACAACTTGGTGCGTGTGTGATGACACTATCCATTACCATTTGCACAGCTGCATCTAAAGAAATACGAAGCCTTTCTATTGTCTCCGTACCTTCTTGGTTTGGCTGGGTGAAGGTTAACTGCTTTGCTAAAAATAAATGCACAGGACAATGAACAATTGATGTATCTAAATCGAACTCTCCTAACTCAATCCATTCATCTGCTTTGATGCCAAGCTCTTCTTGAACTTCACGTTGCGCCGCTTCCTGGTGAGGTTCATCCTCCTCAAGCGCCCCGCACACTACTTCAATACTTTCTTTCCCCAAAGCATATCGAAATTGCCGAGTCAGATACACTACGCGATCGCTATCTATCGGCAGAATAGCAACGCCAGGTTTCATGACAACAGTGGCATACATACCAAGTTGCCCATCTGGTTGAAGCACTTGGTCTTCACGAACCTTTATAAAAGAATTATGGTACTTCTGGCTGGTTGCTTGTATTGTCCAAGGACCCTTTTTTTGTGGCATGAGCAGCTTCCTGGCTATTGAGTAACAATCAATTGTTATAACTAACCAGAGCCTTAGATAAATGACAACGCTTTGCCTCGTACTTCTGTATTCAACTCACCTTTGTTATAAACAATTTGACCGCCGACAATAGTTATTACAGGCCATCCAGTCAAGTTCCATCCTTCAAACGGACTCCAGCCGCACTTAGTTAGTAGTTCCTCCCGCAGGACAGGACGGTAGGTGTTCAAATCTACAAGGACTAAATCAGCATCATAGCCAGGAGTGATCGCCCCTTTTTTAGGAATCCTATAAGCCTTGGCTACAGCCGTAGACATCCAGTGGGATACCTGAGCAACAGAGCAGCGTCCCTGTATCGCCTGAGTCAGCATGACTGGTAGCGATGTTTCCACCCCAGGCATTCCAGAAGGAGAATTGGGGTATTCTTGGGCTTTCTCCTCCAAAGTGTGTGGAGCATGATCGGTGGCAATGAAATCAATCACTCCATCAAGCAAAGCTTGCCAGAGAACCTCGTTGTCATGAGGCGATCGCAACGGTGGATTCATCTGCGCCAATGTGCCGATCTTGGCGTAAGCACTGGTGTTCAACAACAAATGCTGTGGTGTTACTTCAGCGGTTACCCAATTGGGTTTATCCTGACGCAGTAACTCTGCTTCTTCAGCAGTTGACATATGGAGAATATGCAAGCGACGCTGGTACTTCTTAGACAGTCCCAAAGCTAGTTGAGTTGCCAACAGAGCTGCTTGATTATCCTGAATTTGGGAATGAATTGCTGGATCGTGAATTCCAGCAAATTCTTGCCGCCGCTGTTTAATTCGGGCTTGATCCTCGGCATGAACCGCAATTAAACGCTCTCCCTTAGCAAAGATTGATTCCAGCGCCGTTTCTTGATCGACTAACAGCTGACCATGCATCGACCCCATAAAAATTTTAATTCCTGGTGTGGGGTGAGCTGTGAGTAAATCAGGTAAATCCTCTGCCGTTGCCCCGATAAAAAAGCCATAATTAACTAGGCACTTCTGGGCTGCCCGTTGCAGCTTGTCATCTAAAGTCTGCT
This window of the Chroococcidiopsis sp. CCMEE 29 genome carries:
- a CDS encoding NUDIX hydrolase; protein product: MPQKKGPWTIQATSQKYHNSFIKVREDQVLQPDGQLGMYATVVMKPGVAILPIDSDRVVYLTRQFRYALGKESIEVVCGALEEDEPHQEAAQREVQEELGIKADEWIELGEFDLDTSIVHCPVHLFLAKQLTFTQPNQEGTETIERLRISLDAAVQMVMDSVITHAPSCGLILKAHKVLSD
- a CDS encoding dihydroorotase codes for the protein MPSTSCLLIRRAQILLPNGDFLVGDVQTRDREIVQIAPEIPTVANEPGVKVIDATGLTLLPGAIDPQVHFREPGLEHKEDLFTASCACARGGVTSFLEMPNTRPLTTTQQTLDDKLQRAAQKCLVNYGFFIGATAEDLPDLLTAHPTPGIKIFMGSMHGQLLVDQETALESIFAKGERLIAVHAEDQARIKQRRQEFAGIHDPAIHSQIQDNQAALLATQLALGLSKKYQRRLHILHMSTAEEAELLRQDKPNWVTAEVTPQHLLLNTSAYAKIGTLAQMNPPLRSPHDNEVLWQALLDGVIDFIATDHAPHTLEEKAQEYPNSPSGMPGVETSLPVMLTQAIQGRCSVAQVSHWMSTAVAKAYRIPKKGAITPGYDADLVLVDLNTYRPVLREELLTKCGWSPFEGWNLTGWPVITIVGGQIVYNKGELNTEVRGKALSFI